The genomic region AACGATCTCCGTTTGCGCGGAAGGAGAAATGGGAGAAGAAAAAATTTTTGGAATTTGTAAACACGGGCCGCGATCCAGGAAGGGCGAGGCATGCCTCGCCCCTACACCGGCCAGGACCGGCGCCTGGCCCGCATGTGCGGCACCAGACCCAACACCCGTAGGGGCGAGGCATGCCTCGCCCGGCCTCGATCCACCTTCGCGCAAGGCTTCGGCGGACAGGAAAAAATCACGGAAATGGAAAGGGGCTTAGCCCCCCCCCGACTCACCCCACCCAGCGGGTCTTTCGCTCGGCGACCTGGACGTCCTGGGGTTTCTTGAGGAGCACGCCCAGCAGCGGGACGGCCTGGGCGATCTGCTGCTCGTCGATGCCGCAGGCAACCAGGGTCTTGATCCAGTCGAGCAGCTCGCTCGTGGAGGGGGCCTTGCGGATCTCGGGCATCTCGCGGATTTCGTAGAATTTGCCGATGGCCGCGTCGGTGAGTTTCTGCCCCAGGTCGGGGTAGTGGACGCTCACGATCTGGCGCATGAGTTCTTCGTCGGGGAAGGCGATGTAGTGGAACACGCAGCGGCGCAGGAAGGCGTCGGGCAGTTCCTTTTCGGCGTTCGAGGTGATGATCACGATGGGCCGGTGCTTGGTCGCGATGGTCTCGTCGGTCTCGGGGATGTGGAAGCGCATCTCGTCGAGTTCGTTGAGCAGGTCGTTGGGGAATTCGAGCTCGGCCTTGTCGATCTCGTCGATGAGCAGGACGCACTGCTCTTCGGAGGCAAAGGCCTGCCCGAGCTTGCCCATGCGGATGTACTGGCTGATAT from Chrysiogenia bacterium harbors:
- a CDS encoding MoxR family ATPase — encoded protein: MSKNFTSTGDYIVDDELARIVEAAVALQRPLLIKGEPGTGKTRLAHAVAAWLKKPLLIWNVKSTTRAQEGLYTYDTVARLNDARFGDHDISDISQYIRMGKLGQAFASEEQCVLLIDEIDKAELEFPNDLLNELDEMRFHIPETDETIATKHRPIVIITSNAEKELPDAFLRRCVFHYIAFPDEELMRQIVSVHYPDLGQKLTDAAIGKFYEIREMPEIRKAPSTSELLDWIKTLVACGIDEQQIAQAVPLLGVLLKKPQDVQVAERKTRWVG